The sequence CAGCACCTGAAAGCCGTAATTCACCATGCCCATGTGGTTCAGGGCTTAAATATAAGCAATGTCATGGTAAAATTACTTAAATGATGAATATAAGGGCGGAGAGATTTCGTCCTTATTGTTTGAGAATTTAATTAAACATTTTGTGTAATGATATTTAAAATATCATTAGTGATATTGTCTACTGAGCGATTATTACAATCTATATCTATCCACTTTATTTGTTTTTGTAGTAAAGTGATAGCTTCTGTTGATTTTAACCATGTTTTAAGGTGTTCATAATTTTGTTTAATTCTTTTAATTTCATTTAAACATTCTTCAGCATTTCCATAATGTCTATCTCGTCTTTCATACCTTTGCATAAGTTGATTATCATCAATATGCAATTGAATAGATATATCAGGTATGCCAATATAATATTCTAGTTGTCTAACATGATGAAAAAAATGGTAAGCTGATGAAAATTCATTTTCAATTTTGTCCCACCTTACAGCTAGACTAGTAAGAATACTACGATCTCCAATAATTAGATTATCATGCCAATTTATGTTTCTGGCATGATAATTAGAGCGACTAGCATATAAAGCTTCTATAAAATTGTCATCCTGATGAAAATATTGATATGCTGTTTCCCAC comes from Moraxella sp. ZY210820 and encodes:
- a CDS encoding deoxynucleoside kinase, coding for MYIVVEGLKGVGKSTTVESLNQRLSDLNFLHTIISPTKPMPHHIWWETAYQYFHQDDNFIEALYASRSNYHARNINWHDNLIIGDRSILTSLAVRWDKIENEFSSAYHFFHHVRQLEYYIGIPDISIQLHIDDNQLMQRYERRDRHYGNAEECLNEIKRIKQNYEHLKTWLKSTEAITLLQKQIKWIDIDCNNRSVDNITNDILNIITQNV